Below is a genomic region from Astatotilapia calliptera chromosome 2, fAstCal1.2, whole genome shotgun sequence.
AGCACTGGGAGGAGCAGTGATCTTCCTGTTTGCCAGCAGAGCCTGCTACAACCTGACCGTCCTGTTTCTGTCCCAGAAGTATCGGGTGGAGTCCTTTAACTATGATTGGTATAATGTCTCTGACCAGGTAAGGATCCAGTACCAAAGCCTTCATGTCTGCTTAACAACTTTGGACAATTAAGGTGCCCCTAAAGAGCACTTTCTGCACTTACTTGTTTTAAGGCGGACTTGGAGAGTGAACTCGGCGACAGGGACTACCTGGTCTTCGGTGCCATTCTCTTCATGTGGGAGCTGCTTCCAACTGGCCTCCTCATCCTTATCTTCAGAGTTCGCCGGCCTGCTCAAGAGGTAAATCTAGTGGATGTGAAAGTAATGTCCCGAACTAAAAATCTACTAATGACACCTGAGACTGTATTAAATACAATTATTTACTGCTTTATTACTCAAAAAAATagtgcaaaatcacaacagcagtcgcctcaaggtgctttatattggaaggtaaagaccctacagtaatataGAGAAACcgccaacaatcatatgaccccctgtgagcaagaacttggcaacagtgggaaggaaaaactcccttttaacaggaagaaccctctGGTAGACCGGGCTCAGagtggcagccatctgctgtgaccggttgggttCAAAAGTGGGAGACAGAACagaagacacgctgtggaagagatcCAGAGATTAATTATAACTAATGCTcttcctcccattctacttttaagtaACCACAGAACCTAAAAGTAAGCCCGCAGactgagagcgaagtgctctaatggggtgatatggtacacTGAGGTTTTTAAGATAACATAGGGCccgattattcaagaccttgtgtGTAGGGAAAAGGATTTTTAATTCGAAACATTATTTCATCTCATTCTCACAGAACAGCATCATGGCTATAAACAACAGGGTCCTGCCTCGGCCGTACTTCTTTGACGACCCTCAAGGCAGCGATGAGGACATACCCGCTCCATGGGCCAATGGTTCAAATTCAAACATAAGGTACAAGCACCACAAAATCTGATACACGCAGGTCATTACCTTAAAGCTGATCACAGGGTTTCAGAAGTGTGAGAAGAGctctcatcttcttcttttcttgctttttcccCACAGCTGGTACGGATCAGAGACCGCGCCGCTCCTATTTGCCAACAATCCTCCAGACCAGAACCACCAGCACCACACTCTGTATTCCACTCCTCAAAACTGACCCCCCCCCTCCCCGAGTTCTTGTTTCCTTGATGACATTTATCTCAAAGACAAGCCGCTCTCTCTCCTAGACACACTCACAGCCAGTAGTCCCTCACTGTGTGAGCAAATTTGCACTGAAAAGTCTCAGGAAATCATCACCAAACAGTGAATATGCACCTTCTATTTTTCTAAAGagactgtatttaaaaagttCTTCCTCATTTAAAGGGAACAAGCTATGTAGAAACAGACCAAACTGACTTAAACTGGCCAGTACTGCTCTCTCATGAAGATCAtactgagctacagccacaggTTGACTTCACACACATGCCATTGTTCAATTTTGGAGAGACCCTTGCCATTTCCAAAGAAGAGGATGGCACACGCGGCCTCATTTGCATTCCTGTCGGTGTGATGTCGATGCTAAGTTCAGTGAAGTTAAAcagcgacttttttttttttacaggctcACATGTGATCGTTTGTCTTGTAGACAGACTGTTTCTTTTTGGTGTTTGCAGCTAAGTACTGTTTTAAGACCAGGGATGTCCTTGGCCTGTACACTGCTGCTGGTAtagttttctttcatcttttttaaaGGCCAGTGTTTGCTCCCATGTCTGTAAAAAGTTGCATcgtttaaatatttctaagttGACTGAAGTCCTTATTGGATCTCTaagtttaacttattttataaCTGTGGGTCTACCTGTAATTAGAGTTGGAAATCAAATGCGACTCACCCTTTGCGACTTTTATGCAAAAAAACCAACTTCCTCATAGTCTGTCACTCACCTGTGGTTTGGACTTATCCACGTGACAGGTATGTACTGTCCATGCTACGGACCAATAACAACATCAGAATAAACCTGCTGGGCATGTTGCTGAGCAGAAAATCTATGTGGTAGAAATTCTGTATCTACAGTGGTGCTGTTATGCATTTTAGCCCTGTTACTGTGAAGGGTATGTGACTCGCTCTTTGAAATTCAGGACTCCTTTTGTCTTTTATGTAATTGTTGactgataaaaaataataatctaaaAAGACTCACTGTGCCACATGCATTACTTAGTGCTTCAGTGTAAGGGTTCGCAACTGCTTTGGGGTTTTCATCACAAATATCAAGTGCACTAAGTCTGAAAACATGACCAACACCTAACTAAAGATGCATGTTAAATAATTCTTCCATTAATTATCTGGATGAATATTGACCATGGActgtatgaaaaagaaaacaaagctgcAGATGAGTTTGGAAAGTGGAGTCAgcattaaagtgttttaaaacctgcattctttttaatggccagcaggagGCGATGACAATGGCTGTCAAAAAGATGTTCTGAAGTCTTGGAAAATGGCCCTCTGATCATTTTTGGGCTCAGTGACTAGTTTCAGCTAATAGACTAAAACATGAAATTAATTTAGTAAATTATTGGTCCTAGTAGTAGAGCTGGATGGATCAATACTTTATTTCTAGAGTCCCAGAACCTCGAGTAATGTCACTGACATGTGTCATCATGGCATGATGGgttgctgttttaaaaaatgttataatCTTATTCCCTTAATAAATGGAACCATTTGACCTGCACTGGAGCAGACTGGGTTTGCAATGATGCAGATGTTTCCCAGTACAAAGTAAAACCAGGGTTAACCCCAAATTTATCTGGATAAGCCAAAATTCTGCTTTGTAGTGCAGGCCTCTGGTTTCAAACCACCAAGACGTGAAACCAAACGCTTCAAGCAGCACTTTACAAGCTGATGTGTGATAGTACAGCAGCCATCTTTCGTATACAGTCTGTGCCTAACATCTATAGATAATGACTGGACACAATACCAGTGTTGTTAAACCTTCAGTCACTGTTATATCGTACATGGTGGGAAAAGAATAAATGCCTGACAAGAGTTTGTAGTTGTACAACACACCAACTGCACATAAAGGACAAGTGAACCTTAAGATGCAGTGCTGACATCCGAGTTTTTCCTCAATGATTCTGGCTAATGCCCGACTTTCAGATACCAGAAACACGAAAACATTTTAGCCTGATTGAACTCAGCGTTAAAAGAAATGTTGTGCAGTAGTTCtgtctagggatgggtaccggtatccggtgccatgatggcaccggttctgacataaacggcagtaaccagaccgaaaagcagcgcacatttcggtgcttttttttttcctgagctgtgatacactttagattctagccaatcattttacgtttccgaggatagtaggcgggtccaggtacgtacgttcttttagagcagagctacagattaaaaatgcccaaggcaaagcggtcaaaagtctggctgtacttcacagcaaaagatgcaaactcagcagcctgcaacaagtgctttaagctgatactgtgatattgtcaaaggaggtaacacctcaaatccgatgaaacacgtGGCGACGCAtaacgtttttttaaaagccgagaaatgcttgctgcaagacctcacaccaAGCACATCTACTGTGGGTGTGATGCCTGTTatcgacccggagttagcaacatcccccaaaaacccgaagagtagagtcctgggcCCGTATCCCTAAAGAATCTTTGTGCAAAAAGTGGCTCCTAGCGGCCAAATTCTAAGAAAATTCTCAGAGTCATGACGTTTTCTTAGAATTTCCCCTAAAAGTGACACGACAATCCCAGTTAATATAAAAGCTATTCCTCAAGATTCCTAGCGCTTAAAAGGGCTCCTAAGGCGAGATCTGCTAAGAGCAGGGAAGAGGACTTTTAGTGGCTTAGGAGTTCCCCTAAGCAGCTGCACAAAATGGCCAACAGAAGAGGCAGGAGAGATGTCCTGCAAACACTGGATGACAGGGAATTATTGAGACGCTACAGATTGGATCGTGCAGGAATCATGTTTGTGGTGGATCTCCTTAGAGATGCAATTACTTCACCAACTCGACGCCACAACGCTATTACACCGGAGACGAAAGTAATCACAACCCCGAGGTATTTGGCAACTGGGAAAATGCAACAATGCAGCAGTGATGACTTGGGTCTGCAATCACAGACATTGCTAAAAGCTGAGCCGTGTTACCCTCGTTAAGACCACACTGGACTTGTAACGTTGTGATTTCTACTTCATTAAGGACAGCCTCTTGAGATAGGCCATCTTGTTTTCAACGGGGTCCATATGGGAGTGAAAGTACAAAATATGCCAGCTAGGATATTAATATGAGCAAATAAGACACAAATCATTATTTGAACAGGGTGTAATGAGTTtaagttttcacatattttagattctaaTGGCTATAACCCCTACAGCTTACTATTCATTTTCCAGATATTTTcttgaatgtgaaatattatttacaattacagtCAGCATAAGATTAGAGTATATAATATGTTTATTGATTTGAGGGTACATCCTTTGCTCATTATCACCAAAagctcatttccatcaaacttgTAGGATCAACCAATCACGGCTTTTGAAATGATGACTCATACCTAGCAACGGGGTCAACCACacctcctcactaagataggattttccatccattccttgctcagagttcactgaaaatgttctggAATCACTTCTAAGCTAAAACTCCTGGCAAGGAATTTTTAGGTTAAGTTAGGAGCTCTCTGAGAGGATTCTCAGAATCTTTAGGGATACGGGCCCTGGCCCCTAGCAgcgttgccaacttagcgacttagcgagttttcagaccccttagcgactttttcgctaaaaaaaacaaaaacaaaaaaaacagtcgCTTTTTTGCTAAAGCGActtttttgctaaaaaaaaaaaaaagtctctaaaaaaaaaaaaagagtgaaagcgCTTAtctcttttactctcaacaagcagcgggtgctgtaacacagtcagttcttcttttactcttatgctgttttgtggatcacaaggtttaaaactacttataaacacacacacacaaagtaactccaccagagtgcctatttcgggtcacttgtcggtccaagcccggataaaggagcagggttggaattgtgacattaagaaaaaacaataattgctaaaagaaatttaatttgtagttctaaataaactctaaatgcatttaggacgtttttttactcactttatgtctcttccacgatgttatttctctctccaacaacataggttacaattagattagcatgaccaattatgcaaattaggcgatgacgtcatttagcgacttctagcgacttttaggacagccaatagcgattgaggagttggcaacactggcccctagccctgccagtgtaacagaaatgatgacggatgatgacggcagcagcagccgttcttctctgcgtgagtagtgtgaggctaaccacgttattacattaatgcatgtaaggtgaactagcaaacatcatcatagctacatgcggctgtcttcttgtttgatggcagatactcccttcaccctggccaaaaaggctaaaatgaccaaagaaaaagtggaaaacagttaaacatgagaggtttttggacaaagtttgattttttccccccattgtttaagcactgcttccagccaagagtgatgccatatatgtaccaaaagctgcagaaaaggctaacattgttatctttttacataaaaaaaacaaaagcaaaaaaaacaacaacacctgaacatgagaggttttaggaccaattttgtgttctccattctttaagcaccggttcgagcaccgtttaagcaccagcaccgtttcaaaagtaccggtttggcaccggtattggataaaacctaaacgatacccagcCCCAGTTCTGTCAATCTTTATTACTTAAGTGTAGCAAATGAGAGACGCTGGAATCAAATGCTAAAGGTGCTCACTCATAAAGACGTGATGTCATTTAGATCAGCATTAAGTTTTAATTAAACACCCCAATCTCTAGCTCAGAGGCAACAATGACGCACTTAAACAGAAACCCTGATGAGAGGTGCTCACACTCACTGAGCTTCACTGTAACAATCCCACCTCTATGACAACAGTTTGCAAACAACTTCTGTACCGCTGCaatttcagtcagtttattcTGCATTATGTACAGATCATCCTATTAAAACTTTATACAGTATGTACACATTCAAATAAATCAGTATGTTACAGTGTCTGCAGTGGTAACGTGTTGAGAATGCAGGAAACAGAAGAATGATGCATGTTAAATGAAAAGACAGCAGAGGAAGCTGATTGGTTTCATTTGATTTGAATTCACTGGATTGGTTGATGATCCATGTCCTCTGTAACACATCGATGAGGAGCGCGGGACCTAATGTCAGACGAATTAAAATAGGAAGTTAAAGCAAAGACGTCACTGACAGTAAAACTACCAAACACAAACCCAGCATGGCCTCTCCCACACTGATCAACCACAGCTTGGTTTGAAAGgacatttcttcttctgtctcagtAAGCTGACAAATGCCTGCAGTACAACTACTGCAGCAGTCCCTGATGatgcaaatcaaaacaaacaaaaagcaggtGCTATTGCTTTCTGACGCAGAAACAGTCCACAAGGATTTTCTGACAGTCCAGCTCGACACAGTTAGAAACCTGAACCTGTGGAAGAAAGCTAATGGAGAACCAAAGCAACTGAACACCAGCTCAGAGTTCCTGTTGGTCCAGAGTGATATGTCTGAGTCGGGACAAGTGGATCAGTTgtctggaggaggagagggaggcgaTGACGACGACGATGGTGTTGTCTCTAGCTTACGAAGGCGGCGGCGTCTCAGCTCAGCAGCATTTGGCTCTCCATCCTCTCCGTCCTCCACTCCTTCGTccatcttctcttttctttcagtgGAGTCAGCGGACTGAGAGGAAAGCGTTGCCCCGTTCACCTGATCGGCTGGAAACAGAATCGTCACGGTTACTTTACTTCTCTCCACTGTTAAATCCTATGAAAAACAAGACTTGAAAGGCGATAACCAGTTCCTTACAGAGGGACGAGTCCCTGTCCGTGCTGGGACTCTCTGTGTTACTGCCAGCTGTGGAAGATGAGGCAGTGCGATTCGTCCCGCTGGCTTCTCCAGTGCTGCCAGCCCGAGGAGGACTGGAGAAATCAGCAGAGGCACAAACGGTCAAACAAGCAATAAGCTCAAAATTCTATGTAGGAAACAGCATAGGAGGACCAAACCTGGCACATCACTGTATCTCTTGAAGCACTGAACTGAGTTAAATAGTTACAGATTCCTCATATCTAATCAAAAGTAAGAGAATCTATCCATTACGTGAGTGTTGCGACGGTGCTGAGGTAGTGGTGGATGTTGAGCATGGCAGCGTCTAGCAAGGTGTGGATGTTTTGAAGACACTGGAGTCGGGCCTCAAGGCCCCGCCGACCCTCTGCCTCCAGCTCCCTCAGCTCCTCTTCTGACAGCCGAGacaaggagggagggggaggaggcaTCGAGGACACTGTAGGAGAGAagacaaaataaactgaactgtaACAGCACTGACACGCTAACAAACACGCTTAACCAAGAGCTGCCAGAGCTTTGGGACACATTTGCAGACACTCAGTTAAATTCAAGATGTTCCTACAGCCGTCGTGGCCAAAACATTTGAGAATGACACAAATATTGGTTTTCACAAGACCTCTACAATTCACCCTGGCATGCTCTCAACCCATTCTTTCATAATCAGTGCTTGGAGTTTATCAcaatttttgttgtgtttgtccaCCCACCTCTTGAGGACTGACGACAAGTTCTCAATTGGATTAAGGCCTGGGAGCCACTTAGTTATTACTTTGGCCTTATGACGCATTGAGCCCACTTCCTTGGGTGAGAAGCAGCCCCACAGATGAATTGTCTCAGGATGCTTTACTGTTGGCATGAGACAGTAAAGCGGACAATCCTTTTTCCAGATGccccaaacaatcagaaaggGGCTTCATCAGAGAAAATGACTTTACCCCAGTCCTCAGCAGTCCACTCGCTGTACTTTTTGCAGAATATCAGTTTGTCCCTGATGGTTATTTTGGAGAAAAGTGGCTTCTTTGCTGCCATCCTCCAAGTCTTCGCCTCACTGTGTGTGCAGATGCACTCACACCTGTCTGCTGCCATTCCTGAGCAAGCTCAGCACTGATGGCACCACCGATCCTGCAGCTGGATCATCTTTAGGAGACGTCCTGGCACTTGCTGGACTTTCTTGGGCACCCTGAAGTATTCATGGTTGATTTAGGTGCAATCATACTAGCAACAGCATCCTTGCCTGTGAAGCCCTTTTTATGCAACACAATGATGGCTGCATGAGTTTCCTTGCAGGTAACCACGGTTAATAGGAAGAACAAAGATTTCACGCATCATGCTGCTTTAACACATCCAGTCTGCTATTCTGACTCAGTCATCATGACACAAAGATCTCCAGCCTTGTGTTCACcaacattctcacctgagttAACAAGAAGATTATTGAAATGATCTCAGCAGGTCCTTTTATGGCAGTGATGAAATGCAGTGGAAACTGTTTTTGTTGGGATTAAGTTCATTTTCAAGGCAAAGGACTTTGCCCTTCATCTGATTACTCTTCATAACATTCTGGAGTATATGCAAATTGCCATCATAAAAACTGAAGCAGCAAACTTTGTGAAAACTAATATTTGTGTCATTCTCAGAACTGTAAGTATGGCGATGTATCCAGTTTGCATCATTTATTTACCCTGTAGCTtgaataaaatggtaaatggcctgtacttGTATatcgcttttactagtccctaaggcccccaaagcgctttacacaaccagtcacccacccattcacacactggtgatggaaagctacattgtagccacagccaccctggggcgcactgacagaggcgcccCAGAAGTTAAGAATGCTCATGAAAACTGATGCTTTACACAAAACTGCCAGAATCCAAATACATGtttgaaaagacaaaacagtcaGGCTATGAGAGGTCTGACAGGACCGAGGCACCTTGGTGTGACAAATGAACCAACCTACCCAAAGTTTAGATCATAAGGAACAGAAAAGATGCGtttgtgcagaaaaaaagtcaCTCATACAGATATTATCATCGCCAGTATCCTTGAACAGCAGCCTGCTCAGGCAAAAACTCTAAATGTGAATTTAAGGATAGACCACAATATTTGGAAAACTGCTAACCCTTACCAaagggaggaggtggtggcatGGGGAGCCATGGTGCAGCAGGGAAGGGAGGAGGGGGGAAAGAGAATGGGAAGCCTGGCACTGCTGATCCTGGACCTGCTGCCGTAGCAGCAGAATCTGCAGTAGATGTTGTGGGCTGGGTGGtgcctgaagggaaaaacaaaagcaacaaaagccCAATCACTCAGAGGTGTCTCTTTCATTTTACATTCAGGAGCTACAGGAGGCATCCTTACTAGCTGTCTGAGTGGACTCTGTGCTGCTTTGTGGAGCATCAGTAGCACCTGGAGCTGGAGGTACAGCTGCTCCAGCAGGAGGAGGCACTGCAGGGAAGGGACCCCAGAAGGGGAAGATGCCGGGAGGAAACCCTGGTAACATGCCTAGAGCCACTGGAGAAAATACAAGGACAAAAGAACAGTTAAATTCTCACATAGTGGAATATTCCTATTGCATAAGCTGCTTTAAAACCACGTTCCCACTTCAGTTTACTTTTATCCAATGGCTGCTTTCAAGCTGGGAGAACCCACATTACTGATGCTCTGCAATATAATGTGGATGACCTTCATGTACCACTGAAAGCAACACAAACACGGGGGTTGCGATCACCTGGTCTTGTTTTTACTCTCACCATTTGGTGGTTGGCCTGCGGGGGCGTTTGCAGGGGCGTTGGCAGGGGCTGCCGGGGCTGGAGGCGGAGCTTGGGCTGGAGCCGGAGTCTGGTTGTTATTCGTAGCACGGAGTACGTCCATGCGGCAGGTGGGACAGGTCTGCTGTCTCTGGAACCAAGAGCGCAGGCAGCTGGAAGGAGGacaggacaaaaacacaaacctttCAAACACAAAGTCATGTTCAGTCTGCCACACTCACTCCTTTTCTGTTTAAACGCAGGTCCTGTGTTTAATGCTGACCACCTCTGACATggaactgtttgtttttctttgcaggCTACAATCTTTCCTTGCTGATTCAGACCTTTTACCACAGAACTTACCTGGAGTGAAAAATGTGATTACAAGGCAATTTCTTGGCTCCAGTCACCATTTCTTCTCGACAGATGATGCAGACGTTGTCTGAGGCCTGCAGATCTTCAGGAGTAGCGTCGGGGTATCTGATCACAGACAGAAGAGAGAGGCGGAAGTGAACAATGTTTCTGGCCAGAGGACACATTAGTCACTCCATTATTCTGGGCCTTGATTTCACATCTACAAACCAGACGTGTACATACAGCGTATTCATGTTGCGGATGGCTCTCCGGGACATCACAGCATCTGTTACAGCTTTTTTGAACTGCCTGCAAGATACAAGAAAAGAGAAGCAATAATCACAACATATTCAGTAGTATACAAAAGAGTCTCATtatgaaaaatgtcattttaattaagGACAAAGCACTCAAGTCTCCTCTATTAGTTAACTTACTTATCTAGTTAGttactacagtggggcaaaaaagtatttagtcagccaccgattgtgcaagttcccccacctaaaatgatgacagaggtcagtaatttgcaccagaggtacacttcaactgtgagagacagaatgtgaaaaaaaaaatccatgaatccacatggtaggatttgtaaagaatttattcgtaaatcagggtggaaaataagtatttggtcaataacaaaaatacaactcaatactttgtaacataacctttgttggcaataacagaggtcaaacgtttactataggtctttaccaggtttgcacacacagtagctggtattttggcccattcctccatgcagatcttctcgagagcagtgatgttctggggctgtcgccgagc
It encodes:
- the syvn1 gene encoding E3 ubiquitin-protein ligase synoviolin — its product is MVRAALVTVTSLALTGAVVAHAYLLKHQFYPTVVYLTKSSPSMAVLYIQAFVLVFLLGKFMRKVFFGQLRAAEMEHLIERSWYAVTETCLAFTVFRDDFSPRFVALFTLLLFLKCFHWLAEDRVDFMERSPNISWVFHMRVLSLMGLLGVMDFLFVNHACHSIITRGASVQLVFGFEYAILLTMVLTTFIKYLLHTIDLQSENPWDNKAVYMLYTDLFTGVVKVFLYIAFMTIMIKVHTFPLFAIRPMYLAMRQFKKAVTDAVMSRRAIRNMNTLYPDATPEDLQASDNVCIICREEMVTGAKKLPCNHIFHSSCLRSWFQRQQTCPTCRMDVLRATNNNQTPAPAQAPPPAPAAPANAPANAPAGQPPNVALGMLPGFPPGIFPFWGPFPAVPPPAGAAVPPAPGATDAPQSSTESTQTASTTQPTTSTADSAATAAGPGSAVPGFPFSFPPPPFPAAPWLPMPPPPPFVSSMPPPPPSLSRLSEEELRELEAEGRRGLEARLQCLQNIHTLLDAAMLNIHHYLSTVATLTPPRAGSTGEASGTNRTASSSTAGSNTESPSTDRDSSLSDQVNGATLSSQSADSTERKEKMDEGVEDGEDGEPNAAELRRRRLRKLETTPSSSSSPPSPPPDN